One window from the genome of Bacteroidia bacterium encodes:
- the rpmD gene encoding 50S ribosomal protein L30 → MSKLKITQTKSGINRTERQKRTLKALGLTPQHSVEAEATPQIIGMINKVKHLVSVEEI, encoded by the coding sequence ATGAGTAAATTAAAAATAACACAAACAAAAAGCGGAATCAATAGAACGGAGCGCCAAAAAAGAACATTAAAGGCACTTGGTTTAACCCCGCAACACAGCGTAGAGGCAGAAGCTACGCCTCAGATTATTGGAATGATAAATAAAGTAAAACACTTAGTTTCCGTAGAGGAAATTTAA
- the rplO gene encoding 50S ribosomal protein L15, with protein sequence MNLSNLKPAEGSVKNAKKRLGRGQGSGKGGTSTKGHKGAQSRSGYSAKRGFEGGQMPLQRRLPKFGFKNINRVEYVGINLDVLQKLVDEKKVSAFDKDFFVKSGLASKNDLVKILGRGELKAKIEVKANAFSATAITAIEAKGGAAIKL encoded by the coding sequence ATGAATTTAAGTAATTTAAAACCGGCAGAAGGTTCGGTAAAAAACGCTAAAAAGCGTTTAGGCAGAGGACAAGGATCGGGTAAAGGCGGAACTTCCACAAAAGGACATAAAGGAGCTCAATCTCGTTCTGGATATTCTGCAAAAAGAGGTTTTGAAGGTGGTCAAATGCCATTGCAAAGACGTTTACCTAAATTTGGATTCAAGAATATTAACCGCGTGGAATATGTGGGTATAAATTTGGATGTTCTTCAAAAATTGGTAGATGAGAAAAAAGTTTCTGCGTTTGACAAAGATTTTTTTGTGAAAAGCGGATTGGCATCTAAAAACGACCTCGTAAAAATATTAGGAAGAGGTGAATTAAAAGCAAAAATAGAAGTGAAAGCAAATGCTTTTTCTGCTACTGCAATTACTGCAATAGAAGCAAAAGGTGGTGCAGCCATAAAATTGTAA